In a genomic window of Streptococcus oralis:
- the rplM gene encoding 50S ribosomal protein L13: protein MNKTTFMAKPGQVERKWYVVDATDVPLGRLSAVVASVLRGKNKPTFTPHTDTGDFVIVINAEKVKLTGKKATDKIYYTHSNHPGGLKQISAGELRSKNAVRLIEKSVKGMLPHNTLGRAQGMKLKVFVGAEHTHAAQQPEVLDISGLI from the coding sequence ATGAACAAAACTACATTCATGGCTAAACCAGGCCAAGTAGAACGCAAATGGTACGTTGTTGACGCAACTGATGTACCTCTTGGACGCCTTTCAGCAGTTGTTGCTAGCGTACTTCGCGGAAAAAACAAACCAACATTCACACCACACACTGATACAGGTGACTTCGTAATCGTTATCAATGCTGAAAAAGTTAAATTGACTGGTAAAAAAGCAACTGATAAGATCTACTACACTCACTCAAACCACCCAGGTGGATTGAAACAAATCTCTGCTGGTGAACTTCGTTCTAAAAATGCAGTACGTTTGATCGAAAAATCAGTTAAAGGTATGCTTCCACACAATACTCTTGGCCGCGCTCAAGGTATGAAATTGAAAGTATTCGTTGGAGCTGAGCACACTCACGCTGCACAACAACCAGAAGTTCTTGATATTTCAGGACTTATCTAA